A stretch of Pseudoprevotella muciniphila DNA encodes these proteins:
- a CDS encoding DUF4271 domain-containing protein, translating into MPETPQQIQALSVADTSAVDSLAAASLQQTDSVNQTAINDSLVAARAEAARQDSLLKVRQSMAIDGTPVPYNFGSDTLITGTLIISAFISIWAVARMWNYLVRTFNDFFYDIRQRGNVQMLSGDEDGNSNFWILAIHSSLLLAMFFACYTQRIHPDIFNDKLPYLTIIIAMMVCLAFYFVRWLAYGFINNVFFEKWQVAKWNGTLSLATFIGSLIILALLLLYVFFNLPFRPISITFILLLAVGRIVLCYKAYATFFTYKGGFLHLILYFCTLEITPLLVLWKMLQVAAI; encoded by the coding sequence ATGCCGGAAACCCCTCAGCAAATACAAGCGTTAAGTGTAGCCGACACGTCTGCCGTCGATTCGCTGGCAGCAGCAAGTCTGCAGCAGACGGACAGCGTCAACCAAACTGCAATAAACGACTCGCTCGTGGCAGCCCGGGCAGAGGCGGCGAGGCAAGACTCGTTGCTCAAAGTCAGACAAAGCATGGCGATTGACGGGACACCTGTTCCATACAACTTCGGATCGGACACACTCATTACCGGCACATTGATTATCAGTGCATTCATATCTATATGGGCTGTTGCCAGAATGTGGAACTATCTGGTGCGGACATTCAACGATTTCTTTTACGACATCAGGCAGAGAGGAAACGTGCAGATGCTCTCAGGCGATGAAGACGGCAATAGCAACTTTTGGATTCTCGCCATACACAGCAGTCTGCTTCTGGCAATGTTCTTTGCCTGTTACACGCAACGCATCCATCCTGACATCTTCAATGACAAACTGCCCTATCTGACCATCATCATTGCTATGATGGTGTGTCTGGCTTTCTATTTCGTCAGGTGGTTGGCATACGGATTTATCAATAATGTGTTCTTTGAAAAGTGGCAAGTGGCAAAATGGAATGGAACACTCTCACTCGCCACATTCATCGGTTCGCTTATCATACTCGCACTTCTGTTGCTCTACGTCTTCTTCAACCTACCATTCAGACCCATAAGCATAACCTTCATTTTGCTACTTGCAGTTGGCAGAATCGTTCTATGTTATAAAGCATACGCCACTTTTTTTACATACAAAGGTGGCTTCTTGCATTTAATTTTGTACTTTTGCACGCTCGAAATTACACCTCTGCTTGTTCTATGGAAAATGCTGCAGGTGGCGGCAATTTGA
- the metG gene encoding methionine--tRNA ligase: MKDYKRTLVTAALPYANGGVHIGHLAGVYVPSDIYVRYLRLKKRPVLFVCGSDEHGVPITIRARKEGITPQEVVDRYHGIIKQSFADFGISFDIYSRTTSETHHKTASEFFRKLYDKGEFVERESEQLYDEEAHQFLADRYVTGECPHCHNEGAYGDQCEKCGRDLSPTELINPKSAISGSVPVMKKTKHWYLPLDRHQGWLKEWILEGHKEWRSNVYGQCKSWLEMDLQPRAVTRDLDWGIPVPVEGAEGKVLYVWFDAPIGYISNTRELLPDSWEEWWKDEDTRMIHFIGKDNIVFHCIIFPAMLKAEGSFILPENVPANEFLNLEDRKISTSRNWAVWLDEYLKDLPGKQDVLRYVLTANAPETKDNNFTWKDFQARNNNELVAVYGNFVNRALVLTQKYFDGMVPACGELTAEDKATIAEFKDVKAEVERLLEGFRFRDALKEAMNLARIGNKYLADSEPWKVIKTDPERVKTILNLSLQLVANLAIAFEPFLPFSSAKLRDMLGMTDVEWDRLGQTDLLEAGRQLKQPELLFEKIEDYVVEAQVQKLLDMEKANAEANYTAKPIKDFIPFEDFEKLDIRTGIVTACEKVKKADKLLCFTIDDGSGTPRTIVSGIAQHYQPEALVGKTVCFIANLAPRKLKGIESQGMILSAENFDGSLSVITTERDVKPGSTVG, from the coding sequence ATGAAAGACTATAAGAGAACACTTGTTACCGCCGCCTTGCCCTACGCTAACGGCGGTGTGCACATCGGACATCTGGCAGGCGTATATGTGCCTTCCGACATCTATGTGCGCTACCTGCGCCTGAAGAAACGCCCCGTGCTGTTCGTCTGCGGCAGCGACGAGCATGGTGTGCCCATCACCATACGCGCCCGCAAGGAGGGCATCACACCGCAGGAGGTGGTGGACCGCTACCACGGCATCATCAAGCAATCGTTTGCCGACTTTGGCATCTCGTTCGACATCTACAGCCGCACAACGAGCGAGACGCACCATAAGACGGCATCGGAGTTCTTCCGCAAACTCTACGACAAGGGCGAATTTGTGGAGCGCGAGAGCGAGCAACTCTACGATGAGGAGGCGCATCAGTTCCTGGCAGACCGCTACGTTACGGGCGAATGTCCCCACTGCCACAACGAGGGCGCATACGGCGACCAATGCGAGAAATGCGGACGCGACCTCTCCCCCACCGAACTCATCAACCCGAAGAGTGCCATCAGCGGCAGCGTGCCGGTAATGAAGAAGACAAAGCACTGGTATCTCCCCCTCGACCGCCATCAGGGATGGCTGAAGGAGTGGATTCTCGAAGGGCACAAGGAATGGCGCTCGAACGTGTATGGACAGTGTAAGTCGTGGCTTGAGATGGACCTGCAGCCTCGCGCCGTGACGCGCGACTTGGACTGGGGCATTCCCGTACCCGTGGAGGGCGCAGAGGGCAAAGTGCTCTACGTATGGTTCGACGCCCCGATAGGCTACATCTCCAACACACGCGAACTGCTGCCCGACAGTTGGGAAGAATGGTGGAAGGACGAAGACACGCGCATGATCCATTTCATCGGCAAGGACAACATCGTGTTCCACTGCATCATCTTCCCCGCCATGCTCAAAGCCGAGGGTTCGTTCATACTACCTGAAAACGTACCGGCTAACGAGTTCCTCAACCTCGAGGACCGAAAGATCAGCACATCGCGCAACTGGGCAGTGTGGCTCGACGAATATCTCAAGGACCTTCCGGGCAAACAGGACGTGCTGCGCTACGTGCTCACCGCCAATGCACCCGAGACGAAGGACAACAACTTCACCTGGAAGGACTTCCAGGCACGCAACAACAACGAGTTGGTAGCAGTATATGGCAACTTTGTCAACCGCGCCCTGGTGCTGACGCAGAAGTACTTCGACGGCATGGTACCCGCATGTGGCGAACTCACCGCAGAGGACAAAGCCACCATAGCCGAATTTAAGGATGTAAAGGCAGAAGTAGAACGCCTGCTCGAAGGCTTCCGTTTCCGCGATGCCCTGAAAGAGGCTATGAACCTGGCACGCATCGGCAACAAGTATCTTGCCGACAGTGAGCCGTGGAAGGTTATCAAGACCGACCCCGAGCGCGTAAAGACCATCCTCAACCTTTCACTCCAGTTGGTAGCCAACCTCGCCATAGCCTTCGAACCCTTCCTGCCTTTCTCTTCCGCCAAACTGCGCGACATGCTCGGTATGACAGACGTGGAATGGGACCGCCTCGGACAAACCGACCTGCTCGAAGCCGGACGCCAACTGAAGCAGCCGGAACTGCTGTTTGAAAAGATAGAGGACTACGTGGTGGAAGCACAGGTGCAGAAACTGCTCGACATGGAGAAAGCTAACGCAGAAGCCAACTATACGGCAAAACCCATAAAAGACTTCATCCCTTTTGAAGACTTCGAAAAACTCGACATCCGCACGGGCATCGTTACCGCTTGTGAGAAAGTGAAGAAGGCCGACAAACTACTCTGCTTCACCATCGACGACGGCAGCGGCACACCGCGCACCATCGTCAGTGGCATAGCGCAACACTATCAGCCCGAAGCACTTGTAGGCAAAACCGTGTGCTTCATCGCCAACCTTGCTCCGCGCAAACTCAAAGGCATCGAAAGCCAAGGCATGATTCTGAGTGCTGAAAACTTCGACGGCAGCCTCAGCGTTATTACCACCGAGCGCGACGTGAAGCCCGGCAGTACGGTAGGCTAA
- a CDS encoding LOG family protein — protein sequence MNICVYAASSGKIPQQFVDAAEILGRLLAVRGHTLVNGAGRTGLMGAVTEGCLSVGGRAVGVIPQFMVDNDWHHSGMSELVITPDMHTRKEKMAEMADACMALPGGVGTLEELLEIITWKQLGLFLKPIVIVNVDGYFNNLLKQLERAVTEQFMRPMHTGLWQVAQDAEEAVNLAETTPFWDPSLTKFAAI from the coding sequence ATGAACATCTGCGTTTACGCGGCATCGAGCGGGAAAATACCCCAACAATTTGTTGACGCTGCAGAAATCTTAGGACGTCTTCTCGCCGTTCGCGGGCATACGCTCGTGAACGGTGCGGGGCGTACCGGACTGATGGGAGCCGTTACGGAAGGCTGTCTCTCTGTGGGCGGAAGGGCAGTGGGGGTAATACCGCAGTTCATGGTGGACAATGACTGGCACCATTCGGGTATGAGCGAACTTGTCATTACACCCGACATGCACACGCGAAAGGAAAAAATGGCAGAGATGGCAGATGCATGCATGGCACTGCCCGGCGGAGTGGGAACGCTCGAAGAACTTCTGGAAATTATCACCTGGAAGCAGTTGGGCCTTTTCCTTAAGCCTATCGTCATCGTCAATGTTGACGGCTATTTCAACAACCTGCTCAAGCAGTTGGAACGTGCTGTGACAGAACAGTTTATGCGCCCTATGCACACAGGGCTGTGGCAGGTGGCGCAGGATGCAGAAGAGGCCGTAAACCTTGCAGAAACCACACCATTTTGGGATCCTTCGCTTACGAAGTTTGCAGCAATATAA
- a CDS encoding ribonuclease P protein component → MALKIENNINVQHVHTFRKAEHICLKRDIDALFDKGNAAKTAYPLRAIWRMLPYEAGPVVKVLVSVSKRHFKHAVDRNRAKRQMREAYRLNKQILSTPEGLALHVAFIWLSDMPLPSEQVHKKMKALLKSINLKINDSAEVD, encoded by the coding sequence ATGGCGCTAAAAATTGAAAATAACATCAACGTGCAGCACGTCCACACTTTCAGAAAAGCCGAACACATCTGTCTGAAGCGCGACATCGACGCCCTCTTCGATAAAGGGAATGCAGCAAAAACAGCCTATCCCCTGAGGGCGATATGGCGAATGCTTCCTTACGAGGCGGGACCGGTGGTGAAAGTGCTTGTCAGTGTGTCGAAACGCCATTTCAAGCATGCTGTGGACAGAAACCGCGCCAAGCGACAGATGCGCGAAGCCTACCGCCTGAACAAGCAAATTCTCAGCACTCCCGAAGGACTTGCTTTGCATGTGGCATTCATCTGGTTAAGCGACATGCCGTTGCCGTCTGAGCAGGTGCATAAGAAGATGAAGGCATTACTGAAATCTATCAACCTGAAAATAAATGACAGTGCTGAAGTGGATTAG
- the yidD gene encoding membrane protein insertion efficiency factor YidD, with amino-acid sequence MTVLKWIRNFFVAVLIAPIRFYQRFISPHTPPACRFTPTCSQYALEAIKKHGPVKGLWLAIRRILRCHPWGGSGYDPVP; translated from the coding sequence ATGACAGTGCTGAAGTGGATTAGAAACTTTTTCGTGGCTGTGCTCATAGCGCCGATACGTTTCTATCAGCGTTTCATTTCGCCCCACACACCGCCTGCCTGCCGATTCACACCGACATGCTCGCAGTATGCCCTTGAAGCCATAAAGAAGCATGGTCCCGTCAAAGGACTGTGGCTCGCCATACGTCGCATCCTGCGCTGCCACCCATGGGGAGGCAGTGGCTATGACCCCGTGCCATGA
- a CDS encoding regulatory protein RecX → MKEINPEEEYRKMSYTCSLRETCRKDVQTKLERRGADVKTIEDILTRLEKGGFIDENRYARAFAHDKYLFDKWGRLKIRNSLRLKDISQTDISDALQQIDEDIYHDNLKSIIDNKRRTTKADTSFALSQKLLRFATSRGYEPHLVFPLLELDELEE, encoded by the coding sequence ATGAAAGAGATAAACCCTGAAGAGGAGTACAGAAAAATGTCATACACTTGCTCGCTTCGCGAAACGTGCAGGAAAGATGTTCAGACCAAGTTAGAGCGACGAGGTGCTGATGTAAAGACTATAGAAGACATTCTGACTCGTCTCGAAAAGGGTGGTTTCATCGATGAAAACCGGTATGCACGGGCTTTTGCGCACGACAAGTACCTCTTTGACAAATGGGGGCGGCTCAAGATTCGCAACAGCCTACGGCTCAAAGATATCAGTCAGACCGATATCAGCGATGCACTGCAGCAGATAGATGAAGATATTTACCACGATAACCTAAAGTCCATTATTGACAATAAGCGCCGCACGACTAAAGCAGACACGTCGTTCGCCCTGTCGCAAAAACTGCTCCGATTTGCCACGTCGCGAGGCTATGAGCCGCACCTTGTATTCCCGCTTCTTGAATTAGATGAATTAGAAGAATAG
- a CDS encoding TatD family hydrolase — protein MMIDFHTHRPNTLPGTAIFNLPAHLLSEPGKFCPEEGGLYSVGVHPWWIDGTHDEERLWKGVEMLASHPQVVAIGECGLDRLKGDFARQIIFFEKHALLAETLGKPLVIHCVKAFDEIIAARKRLNPTVQWTIHGFRGKPQQAEQLIRAGFALSFGIKANPAAVRLVPKEHRLFETDDDDVKIIDVVGKFSNIDEV, from the coding sequence ATGATGATCGATTTCCATACACACCGCCCGAATACACTGCCCGGAACAGCCATTTTCAATCTGCCGGCACATTTGCTGTCAGAACCCGGTAAGTTCTGTCCCGAGGAAGGAGGTTTGTACAGCGTAGGCGTACATCCATGGTGGATAGATGGTACGCACGACGAAGAACGTCTTTGGAAAGGTGTGGAAATGTTGGCAAGCCACCCGCAGGTGGTAGCGATAGGGGAGTGTGGACTCGACCGCCTCAAGGGAGATTTTGCACGGCAGATCATCTTTTTTGAAAAACATGCCCTACTGGCGGAAACACTCGGTAAGCCCCTTGTCATACATTGTGTCAAGGCATTCGACGAGATTATTGCTGCCAGGAAACGGCTGAATCCCACTGTGCAATGGACCATTCATGGTTTCCGGGGAAAACCGCAGCAGGCAGAACAACTCATCCGTGCCGGATTCGCCCTGAGTTTCGGAATAAAAGCTAATCCCGCCGCCGTGCGCCTTGTGCCGAAAGAACACCGCCTGTTTGAAACCGATGATGACGATGTGAAAATAATCGATGTCGTTGGAAAATTCAGCAACATAGACGAAGTGTGA
- a CDS encoding glycosyltransferase family 2 protein, which yields MDTQPPSDSASQKNTVKFTIATVTYNAGALIAKTIESIERQDYPHVEHLIIDGNSSDNTLEQVHHYQERNSIADVKHEVNCLSEPDEGIYDAMNKAIDLATGDYILFLNAGDTLISDTTLSDIQRSIADEESLPAVLYGNTDIVDRDGNFIRHRRLQPPEILTWRSFRYGMLVCHQAFLARTDLAKANIYNLKYRFSADFDWCIRIMKEGQKRREKLFNTRLVIANFLNEGATKVNHKASLKERFRIMQKHYGLVATSALHSWFALRTFIKK from the coding sequence ATGGACACACAACCTCCGTCGGACTCTGCCAGTCAAAAAAACACAGTTAAATTCACCATTGCCACCGTCACCTACAACGCTGGCGCTCTCATTGCCAAGACCATAGAAAGCATTGAGCGGCAGGATTATCCACACGTGGAACACCTTATCATTGATGGCAATTCTTCTGACAACACACTTGAGCAAGTACACCACTATCAGGAGCGCAACTCCATTGCTGATGTGAAACATGAAGTCAACTGTCTCAGTGAGCCCGATGAGGGTATCTATGATGCCATGAATAAGGCGATAGACCTGGCTACGGGCGACTACATCCTTTTCCTCAATGCGGGCGACACCCTCATCTCCGACACTACGCTCTCCGACATACAACGTAGCATTGCAGACGAGGAATCACTGCCTGCCGTGCTTTATGGCAACACGGACATAGTGGACAGAGACGGCAATTTCATCCGACATCGCCGGCTGCAACCGCCCGAGATTCTTACTTGGCGCAGTTTCAGATACGGTATGCTGGTCTGCCATCAGGCATTTCTGGCTCGTACCGACCTGGCGAAAGCAAATATATACAACTTGAAATATCGTTTTTCTGCAGATTTCGATTGGTGTATCCGCATCATGAAAGAAGGGCAGAAACGCCGCGAAAAACTCTTCAATACAAGGCTTGTTATTGCTAATTTCCTAAACGAAGGCGCCACAAAAGTAAATCACAAGGCCTCGCTCAAGGAGCGGTTCCGCATCATGCAAAAACACTATGGTTTAGTGGCTACATCTGCACTCCACAGTTGGTTTGCATTGCGTACGTTTATCAAAAAATAA
- a CDS encoding SH3 domain-containing protein yields the protein MKKVFLFILALIFTLPMAAQTRGMVKREGGYTNVRSGPGTYYSVVRKIRDGSTIYYTNYGGGWCAVYSNSSPRSFIGYMASSKIVRGSGYDRPYDRSYDRTNYSTSGLVSAQVVREGGYTNIRRGPGSNYGIVKKVRDGSWITIRPNGSTWIPVYQGGRHIGYIHASKVYNY from the coding sequence ATGAAAAAAGTATTTCTATTCATCCTTGCGCTCATCTTTACGCTACCTATGGCGGCACAGACCCGAGGCATGGTAAAACGTGAAGGTGGTTACACCAATGTCAGAAGCGGTCCGGGCACTTACTACAGTGTCGTGCGCAAAATCAGAGACGGCAGTACCATTTACTATACGAACTATGGTGGCGGTTGGTGTGCTGTTTATAGCAACTCAAGTCCTCGCTCTTTCATAGGGTACATGGCATCCAGCAAAATCGTTCGTGGCAGTGGTTACGACAGACCATACGATAGGTCATACGACAGGACAAACTATAGCACAAGTGGCCTTGTTTCGGCACAGGTTGTCCGTGAAGGCGGCTACACCAACATTCGCCGTGGTCCCGGCTCCAACTATGGCATAGTAAAGAAAGTGCGCGATGGCAGTTGGATTACCATTCGTCCCAACGGCAGCACCTGGATTCCTGTATATCAAGGCGGGAGACACATTGGCTACATCCATGCCTCAAAGGTTTACAACTACTAA
- the metK gene encoding methionine adenosyltransferase, with translation MYLFTSESVSEGHPDKVSDQISDAILDEFLAYDPESKVACETLVTTGQVVVAGEVKSEAYIDIPTVARKTIDKIGYNKDAYLFSAASCGVLNAIHEQSPDINRGVDRKTPEEQGAGDQGMMFGYANNETDTYMPLPLALAHDIVGVLAEIRREGKVMTYLRPDSKSQVTIEYDDDNRAARIDTIVVSTQHDDFISAEEAGSQEEADKQMLAKIREDVINILIPRVLETRVNTPEVRALFEKGEIKYYVNPTGKFVIGGPAGDTGLTGRKIIVDTYGGRGAHGGGAFSGKDPSKVDRSAAYAARHIAKNMVAAGVASEMLVQLSYAIGVAKPISIYVNTYGSKNVPLSDGEIAEKIRDIFDLTPYAIEKRLKLRNPIYLETASYGHVGRLPQIVEKTFGTEGNQKKLKVELFTWEKLDYVDKVKDVFFK, from the coding sequence ATGTATCTTTTCACTTCAGAATCAGTGTCCGAAGGGCACCCCGACAAAGTATCGGATCAGATTTCCGATGCTATACTTGACGAATTCCTGGCATACGACCCGGAATCGAAAGTAGCATGCGAAACCCTGGTAACAACAGGTCAGGTTGTTGTTGCCGGCGAAGTAAAATCAGAGGCTTACATCGACATTCCCACTGTTGCGCGAAAAACAATAGACAAGATAGGCTACAATAAGGACGCTTATCTTTTCAGCGCTGCTTCGTGTGGTGTACTCAATGCCATACACGAGCAGAGCCCCGACATCAACCGTGGTGTTGACCGCAAGACTCCCGAAGAACAGGGTGCAGGCGATCAGGGTATGATGTTCGGTTATGCCAACAATGAAACGGATACCTATATGCCGCTTCCTCTCGCCCTTGCGCACGACATCGTGGGTGTGTTGGCAGAAATCCGTCGCGAAGGAAAGGTAATGACCTACCTTCGTCCTGACTCCAAGAGCCAGGTAACGATAGAATACGACGACGACAATCGTGCAGCGCGTATCGACACCATCGTGGTAAGTACACAGCACGATGATTTCATCTCTGCAGAGGAGGCAGGAAGTCAGGAAGAGGCTGACAAGCAGATGCTCGCTAAAATACGTGAAGACGTCATCAATATCCTCATTCCCCGTGTGCTCGAGACACGTGTGAACACTCCCGAGGTGCGTGCGCTCTTCGAAAAGGGAGAAATCAAATACTACGTCAATCCAACCGGCAAATTCGTTATCGGAGGACCTGCTGGCGACACCGGTTTGACTGGCCGCAAGATTATCGTTGATACATACGGCGGACGCGGTGCGCATGGTGGTGGTGCCTTCAGCGGAAAAGACCCCTCGAAGGTGGACCGCTCAGCGGCATACGCTGCACGCCATATTGCAAAAAACATGGTGGCAGCAGGAGTGGCATCGGAAATGCTTGTACAGTTGAGTTATGCTATCGGAGTGGCAAAACCCATCAGCATCTACGTCAACACTTATGGGAGCAAGAACGTGCCTCTTTCCGACGGAGAAATCGCTGAAAAAATCAGAGACATCTTCGACCTCACACCCTATGCCATTGAGAAACGTCTGAAACTTCGCAACCCAATCTATCTTGAAACGGCAAGTTATGGGCATGTGGGTCGTCTGCCGCAGATAGTGGAGAAGACCTTCGGAACGGAAGGCAACCAGAAGAAACTCAAAGTAGAACTCTTCACATGGGAGAAACTCGACTATGTGGACAAGGTGAAAGATGTCTTCTTCAAATAA